From the genome of Gammaproteobacteria bacterium:
CATCAGGCATTGAAATATAGGACGCCTGCCGAGTATATTCGAAGTGTTGGTTATGAGGTTCCTCATGTCTCAGTGTCTCAAATGTATTGAACTTGGACAATCGCTGGCACCATATCAAAAAAATCGCTAGGATTGGCGGGCTAAGTGTAATCAGGGAGCAGGGACTCAGGAGTTATTATGACTCAGGTATTGATTGTCGATGACGATGTGCATGTTCTACGTCTGTTGACAGAGATTATGGAGCGTGAGGGGTATCAAGTGCGTCAGGCGAGTGACGGTGCACATGCGCACTTGGCGTTTGCCGAACAGCCAGCGGATCTGGTCATCACAGATTTGCTGATGCCCAATAAGGAAGGTTTGGAGCTGATCCAAGAGCTAAGAGACATCAATCCGGACGTCAAAATCATCGCTTACTCTGGAGGCGGGCAAATGGCGCCTGATGCCTATTTGCAATTTGCCGAGGGCATGGGCGCAAACCGTGTTTTTTCAAAACCCATACCCGTCGACGAACTTGTACAAGCGGTGAAGGAGTTGCTGGCTTAGGTTGTCGATTTCGGTGGATAGTAGCGGATGGTGAACCAGAAACGACTTCCTTTGCCTACCTCACTTTTGACACCAATTTGCCCGCCCAGTAATGTGACCAGTTGTCGGCAAACAATCAGCTTTAGTCGGCCGGCAAAACTACTGTTGGTAAGTCGTGAGCGCTCGGCGAGCGAGTCAAAAAGTGTCTTTTGCGCTTCTTCGGGGATTCCGATGCCGGTATCCACGACGGTAAAACGCACTAGCTGATGTCCTTTTTCGTAGAGCAGGTCCACAAAGACGCTCACTTTCCCCTTTTTAGTGAAACGAATGGCGTTGCCGACCAAATTGTACAGTACCTGCCGTATGCGCTGCCGATCACTGTGACAAGTCAGCGGCACTCGCTCATTAATGTTCCATTCTAATTCTAATCCCTTTGCTTGGGCATGCGGTGCGAGCTCATCAATCACTTCCTGCACCATCACCTTGATTTCAAAGTCAGCTGGAATCAATTTGAGCAGTCCAGCGTCAAGTTTATGAAAGTCGAGCAAGTTTTCGAGGTTGCTGGCGAGGACCTGATGACTCCGGTTGGCGATGTCAAGGATTTCTGTTGGTTCAGGGGGGAGTTTAAATTCTTGCAGTAGTTTCAGCATGCTGGTCACGCTGTTCATGGGCGTTGTGATTTCATCCCCCATTCGTGACAGGAAAGAGGAACGAGTTTTGGGCTGATTCTCCAGAGCATGATATTTCTTCAACAAGTGTTCGTACTGGTGCTTGAGCTTGTGTCGTTTTTCTCTTAGTTTTTCAAGTTCGACATGTTGCTGTTCGGTCATGGATTGTAGCTCATGGAGCGTTTCGAGTAAGGTTTCGCCAGTCTGTTTCCATGGTTCAGGGAGTGTGCTCAGCTTCGCTTTGTCCTTCGCCATGATGGCCTCGACAAACTGTGTTTGGCGACGCGTGCGCAAGCTATCAAGGTGCACCAGCCAGCCGAGCAGAAGCAAGCCAGCCACAATGACGATACCGGTTGTCCACATGGCCCAATGCTGACTAGACCGGA
Proteins encoded in this window:
- a CDS encoding response regulator; protein product: MTQVLIVDDDVHVLRLLTEIMEREGYQVRQASDGAHAHLAFAEQPADLVITDLLMPNKEGLELIQELRDINPDVKIIAYSGGGQMAPDAYLQFAEGMGANRVFSKPIPVDELVQAVKELLA